The sequence TTGCCATATCCCTGGCATATTGTTCAATAACCTTACATATAGGCAATCCTCAATAATTTGTAGAATTGGTTTTTATACATTCTATTTCCCAATGCCTAAAAACCTCTAGGGGATGACTAAATTGTCGTCCTTGCTATCCCTGGAAGTTAAAACTAATACATATATTATAAACAGGTAGCACATTCAAGGGGCAAACTTCTAAAGAACTGGAGCTTCTATTGCATTATCTAAAGGACTTATTTTCGTCTTTCAAGGCCTGCAATGTGGCTTAATACCACTACTTCCTCATTTCTGCTTACTGGCTTCCCAGGCATGGAGAAGGCACATCACTGGATCTCCATTCCATTATTGGCAGTTTACATCTCCATACTTCTTGGTAATGGCACCCTTCTCTTTCTCATCAGGGATGATCATAACCTTCATGAGCCCATGTACTATTTCTTAGCTATGCTGGCAGCTACAGACCTCGGAGTGACATTGACCACAATGCCCACAGTTCTGGGAGTCCTGTGGTTGAATCACAGAAAGATTGGCCATGGGGCCTGCTTCTCTCAGGCCTACCTTATCCATACACTTTCTATTGTGGAGTCTGGTGTTTTGCTTGCGATGGCCTATGACCGTTTCATTGCCATCCGCAACCCCTTGAGATATACTTCCATCCTTACAAACACTAGAGTAATGAAGATTGGGGTGGGGGTATTTACAAGGGCCAGTCTGTCAATTATGCCAATAATTATTCGCCTTCACTGGTTTCCCTATTGTCGATCCCATGTACTCTCCCATGCTTTCTGTCTACACCAAGATGTCATCAAGTTAGCCTGTGCTGACATCACCTTCAATCGTCTCTATCCAGTCGTGGTTGTATTTGCAATGGTCTTGTTGGACTTTTTCATTATctgtttttcttacatttttattctcaAGACTGTCACGGGCATTGCTTCTGGAGAAGAAAGGGCCAAGGCCCTCAACACATGTGTCTCCCACATCTGCTGTATCCTGGTCTTCTATGTCACTGTAGTTGGTCTAACATTTATCCACAGGTTTGGAAAACATGCTCCTCACGTGGTCCACATCACAATGAGCtacatttactttcttttccccccttttatgAACCCTGTCATCTATAGCATTAAGACTA is a genomic window of Myotis daubentonii chromosome 9, mMyoDau2.1, whole genome shotgun sequence containing:
- the LOC132242145 gene encoding olfactory receptor 51B6; this translates as MWLNTTTSSFLLTGFPGMEKAHHWISIPLLAVYISILLGNGTLLFLIRDDHNLHEPMYYFLAMLAATDLGVTLTTMPTVLGVLWLNHRKIGHGACFSQAYLIHTLSIVESGVLLAMAYDRFIAIRNPLRYTSILTNTRVMKIGVGVFTRASLSIMPIIIRLHWFPYCRSHVLSHAFCLHQDVIKLACADITFNRLYPVVVVFAMVLLDFFIICFSYIFILKTVTGIASGEERAKALNTCVSHICCILVFYVTVVGLTFIHRFGKHAPHVVHITMSYIYFLFPPFMNPVIYSIKTKQIQRGIIRLFSPPHTRA